Genomic window (Streptomyces cadmiisoli):
GGCGCGGCGGCCGTGGAGACCAGCTCGAACGCGGCCCTGGTGCCGTCGTCCGGGAAGATCGACTTGCCGCCGCCGAGGATCACCGGCATCAGGATCAGCCGCAGCTCGTCCACCAGGTCCTCGCTCAGCAGGGTGCGGGCCAGCCGCGAGCTGCCCATGACCAGCAGTCCGCCGTCCTCGGACTCGCGCAGCTTGCGCAGCGCGGCGACCGCCTCGCCGGCCGGGATCCGGTTGGTGTTGTCCCAGGTCAGATCGTCGTCCGTGAGGGTGTCCGTCACGACGTACTTGCGGATCGAGTTCATCCGGTCGGCGAACGGATCGCCCGCCCGCTCCGGCCAGGCCCCCGCCATCGTCTGCCAGGTGCGCCGCCCGAACAGCAGCGCGTCGGCCCCGCCCAGCGCCGCGTCGAAGGCGCCGCCGACGACCTCGGGGTCGAAGAAGGCCTGCGACCAGCCACCGTGCGCGAAGCCGCCGTCGGTGTCCTCCTCCGGGCCGCCGGGAGCCTGCACGACGCCGTCGAGGCTGATGAACGAGGTGATGACGATGCGCATGGGAGTGACTCCTGGAGTTGTCCGGACCCGTTGCGGGACGACATCGCTACAGACCGGCGCACCGCCCGGAACTCATCGGTCGCCGCCGCTCGGATCGGGACGCCGCCGCCACGCCGGAGCCCTCACCGCCGGGGTGCCGCGGACGACCCCCGCACCATCAACTCGCCGCGCACGGTGGCGATCCCGCCCGGCGGGGGCTCCTCCCGGCCCATGGCGACGCGGCCGGCCCGGGCACCCGCCTCGGCCAGCGGCAGCCGCACGGTCGTCAGGGACGGCACCGCGTCCATGCTGAACGGCAGGTCGTCGAAGCCGGCCACCGACACGTCCTGCGGGATCCGCAGCCCGGAGTCGCGCAGCGCCGCGCACGCCCCGAGGGCCACGGAGTCGTTCGCCGCGACGACGGCCGTCAGGCTCGGGTCCCGGCGCAGCAGCTCCAGCGTCGCCTCGTAGCCGGACCGGCGGTCGTACCGGCCGTGCACCGTCCAGCGAGGGTCCTCGGTGATGCCCGCCGCCTCCAGCGCCGCCCTGTGCCCCTCCAGCCGGTGCCGGGTGGTGGTGCGTTCCACCGGGCCCGCGATGTAGCCGAGCCGCCGGTGGCCGAGGCCGATCAGGTGCTCGGTGAGGCGGCGGCCGCCGCCCCGGTTGTCGAAGGCCAGCGCGACGGCGGAGGTGTCGGGCGCGGGCGGCCGGCCGCAGAGCACGACACGGGTCCCGGCGTCCGTCAGCTTCCGCAGCTTCGCCGCCACCGCCGCCGCGTGCGGCGCGTCCTCGACGGCACCGCCGGTCAGGACGACGGCCGCGGCGCGCTGTCTCTGCAGCAGCGTGAGGTAGGTCAGCTCGCGTTCCGGTGAGCCCCCGGTGTTGCAGACGACGGCCAGCCGTTCGCCGCCCGCCCGTCCGCCCGGCCCGCCGATCTCCGACTGGATGGCGCTCGCCATGATCCCGAAGAAGGGGTCGGCGATGTCGTTGACGAGGATGCCGACCAGATCCGACGTCGCGGCGGCCAGCGCGCTGGCGGGACCGTTGAGGACGTAGTCCAGCTCGTCGACCGCCTTGAGCACGCGCTCGCGGGTGGAGGCGGCCACCGGGTAGTTCCCGTTCAGCACGCGCGACACCGTCGCGGGCGAGACCTGGGCACGGGCCGCCACGTCCGCCAGGGTCACCGTCATGTCGTCGTCCTCCGGTCGCGCGTCATGTCGTACGTCGCCGTGCACGAACGGTGCACGGGCCGAGGTTTCGTGCCGACCATAAGGCCGCGGACCCCGCCTGTTCGCCCCCTCGAACAACTCAAGACGGTCACGGCCTTGTCCGGGCCGCTGGTCAGAGGCTAGCTTCTCATCGGATAGAAAGCGCTTGCTATCTGGAGGGCCGAGACCACCCGTGACGCAGGTGGACACCGGGCATCCAGACCCACGACGGGGCGCAGCAGACGCCCACGAAGGGAACGACGTGACACGCAAGACGGTGCGTATCGCCATGAACGGCGTGACCGGGCGCATGGGTCACCGCCAGCACCTCGTACGCTCCATCCTCGCGATCCGCGAACAGGGCGGCCTCGACCTGGGCGACGGCACCGTGCTGTGGCCCGAGCCGGTCCTCGTCGGCCGGCGCGAGCACGCCCTGCGGGCGCTCGCCGAGCGGCACGGGCTGGAGCACTTCTCCACGGACCTGGACGCGGTCCTCGCCGACGACGACGTGGACATCTACTTCGACGCCCAGGTCACCTCCGCCCGCGAGGAGGCCCTGAAGAAGGCGATCGCGGCCGGAAAGCACATCTACACGGAGAAGCCCACCTCCACCGGCCTCGACGGCGCGCTGGAACTCGCCCGTCTCGCCGCCGCGCGGGGCATCCGGCACGGCGTCGTCCAGGACAAGCTGTTCCTCCCCGGTCTGCGCAAGCTCAAGCGGCTCGTCGACAGCGGCTTCTTCGGCCGCGTGCTCTCCGTGCGCGGCGAGTTCGGCTACTGGGTCTTCGAGGGCGACCGGCAGCCCGCCCAGCGCCCCTCCTGGAACTACCGCGCCGAGGACGGCGGCGGCATCGTCGTCGACATGTTCCCGCACTGGGAGTACGTCCTGCACGAGCTGTTCGGCCGGGTGAGGTCCGTCCAGGCCCTGACCGCCACGCACGTCCCGCAGCGCTGGGACGAGAACGGCAAGCCCTACGACGCCACCGCCGACGACGCCGCGTACGCCGTCTTCGAACTCGACGGCGGCATCGTGGCCCAGATCAACTCCTCGTGGGCGGTCCGCGTCAACCGCGACGAACTCGTCGAGTTCCAGGTGGACGGCACCGAGGGCTCCGCCGTCGCCGGACTGCGCGACTGCCGTGTCCAGCACCGCTCGACGACCCCCAAGCCGGTCTGGAACCCCGACATCCCCGCGACGTACTC
Coding sequences:
- a CDS encoding LacI family DNA-binding transcriptional regulator; the protein is MTVTLADVAARAQVSPATVSRVLNGNYPVAASTRERVLKAVDELDYVLNGPASALAAATSDLVGILVNDIADPFFGIMASAIQSEIGGPGGRAGGERLAVVCNTGGSPERELTYLTLLQRQRAAAVVLTGGAVEDAPHAAAVAAKLRKLTDAGTRVVLCGRPPAPDTSAVALAFDNRGGGRRLTEHLIGLGHRRLGYIAGPVERTTTRHRLEGHRAALEAAGITEDPRWTVHGRYDRRSGYEATLELLRRDPSLTAVVAANDSVALGACAALRDSGLRIPQDVSVAGFDDLPFSMDAVPSLTTVRLPLAEAGARAGRVAMGREEPPPGGIATVRGELMVRGSSAAPRR
- a CDS encoding dihydrofolate reductase family protein encodes the protein MRIVITSFISLDGVVQAPGGPEEDTDGGFAHGGWSQAFFDPEVVGGAFDAALGGADALLFGRRTWQTMAGAWPERAGDPFADRMNSIRKYVVTDTLTDDDLTWDNTNRIPAGEAVAALRKLRESEDGGLLVMGSSRLARTLLSEDLVDELRLILMPVILGGGKSIFPDDGTRAAFELVSTAAAPTGAQICVYRRAVAG
- a CDS encoding Gfo/Idh/MocA family protein produces the protein MTRKTVRIAMNGVTGRMGHRQHLVRSILAIREQGGLDLGDGTVLWPEPVLVGRREHALRALAERHGLEHFSTDLDAVLADDDVDIYFDAQVTSAREEALKKAIAAGKHIYTEKPTSTGLDGALELARLAAARGIRHGVVQDKLFLPGLRKLKRLVDSGFFGRVLSVRGEFGYWVFEGDRQPAQRPSWNYRAEDGGGIVVDMFPHWEYVLHELFGRVRSVQALTATHVPQRWDENGKPYDATADDAAYAVFELDGGIVAQINSSWAVRVNRDELVEFQVDGTEGSAVAGLRDCRVQHRSTTPKPVWNPDIPATYSFRDQWQEVPDNEEFDNGFKAQWELFLRHVHADAPYHWDLLAGARGVQLAELGLRSSAEGRRIEVPEIAP